The following DNA comes from Streptomyces sp. Ag109_O5-10.
CTCGAAGCGGGGCTACGGCGGTACGCAAGCCGCCCGCTGCGGCCTGGTGCGGACCCTGCCGGATGTTCGGCCCCGTCTACGAACGGGCTGCCGAGCGCCACCCGGACATCGTCTTCGGCAAGGTAGACACCGAAGCGCAGCCCACCGTCACCGGGGCGTTCCGGATCTCATCCATCCCCACCCTCGTCGCCGTCCGCGACCGAACCGTCCTGTATTCGCAGCCGGGCACGCTTCCACTTCGGGCGCTGGAGGAGCTCATCGCCGGGATCCGGGCCGCCGACATGGAGGACATGCGCCGGAAGGCCGCGGGCTCGGCGGGAGCAAACTGACGC
Coding sequences within:
- a CDS encoding thioredoxin family protein, coding for MFGPVYERAAERHPDIVFGKVDTEAQPTVTGAFRISSIPTLVAVRDRTVLYSQPGTLPLRALEELIAGIRAADMEDMRRKAAGSAGAN